GGCGCCGGGGCACGGAGGAACCCCCTGCGGCCTGTACGGGCTGTCAGGGGGCTTCTCCGTCGTCCCCGGGCGGTCAGGCCCGGAGACAACGCACGTCAGGGGCCTTGGCCGAGGTCGTATCTCCTAGCAGAGCGGGCCGCCGGCCACGTAGACGACCTGGCCGGAGACGAAGCCCGCGCCCTCGCTGACGAAGTAGGACACGGTGTGGGCGATGTCCTCCGGGACGCCGACCCGGCGGACCGGGATCTGGCTCGCGGCGGCCTCCTTGAACGCCTCGAACTCCATGCCGACCCGGGCCGCGGTGGCGGCGGTCATGTCGGTGGCGATGAAGCCCGGGGCGACGGCGTTGGCGGTGATGCCGAACTTGCCGAGCTCCTTGGCCAGGGTCTTGGTGAAGCCCTGGAGACCGGCCTTGGCGGCCGCGTAGTTGGCCTGGCCCCGGTTGCCCAGCGCGGAGGAGGAGGACAGGTTGACGATGCGTCCGTAGCCGGCGTCCACCATGTGCTTCTGCACCGCCCGGGACATCAGGAACGCGCCCTTGAGGTGGACGCCCATGACCGTGTCCCAGTCCAGCTCGGACATCTTGAACAGCAGGTTGTCGCGCAGCACGCCGGCGTTGTTGACCAGCACGGTGGGCGCGCCCAGCTCGGCGGCGACCCGCTCGACGGCGGCGGTGACCTGCTCGGCGTCGCTGACGTCGGCGCCGATCGCCAGGGCCCGGCCGCCGGCGGCGGTGATCTTCTCGACGGTGTCCTTGCCCGCCGACTCCTCCAGGTCGACCACGGCGACGGCGAAGCCGTCGGCGGCGAGGCGGATCGCGGTCGCGGCGCCGATGCCGCGGGCCGCGCCGGTGACGATGGCGACGCGGGGGGTCTGCTCAGTCATGACTGTGTTGGTTCCTTCGCTTGAGGGAGCGTGAGGGGCGTGAAACTGGTAGCGAGCGTAGATCAGCGGTGCTGCGTCAGGTAGGGCTTGAGTTCGCGGTGGGCCAGTGAGCGGCGGTGGACCTCGTCCGGGCCGTCGGCGAAGCGCAGCGTCCGGGCGCTGGCCCAGAGCTGGGCCAGCGGGAAGTCCTGGGAGACTCCGCCGCCGCCGTGGGTCTGGATCGCCTTGTCCAGGATCCACTCCACCGTCGCCGGGGTCGCGATCTTGATGGCCTGGATCTCGGTGTGCGCGCCCTTGTTGCCGACGGTGTCCATCAGCCAGGCGGTCTTCAGCACCAGCAGCCGCAGCTGCTCGATCCGCACCCGGGACTCGGCGATCCACTCCTGGACCACGCCCTGCTCGGCCAGCGGCTTGCCGAAGGCGGTGCGCGCCACGGCGCGCCGGCACATCAGCTCGACGCCGCGCTCGGCCATGCCGATCAGCCGCATGCAGTGGTGGATCCGGCCGGGCCCGAGCCGCGCCTGGGCGATGGCGAAGCCCTCGCCCGCGCCGGCGATCAGGTTCTCGGCCGGCACCCGGACGTCCTCGAAGAGGACCTCGGCGTGGCCGCCGTGGGCGCCGTCGGTGTAGCCGAAGACGTGCATCCCGCGCAGCACGGTGACGCCGGGGGTGTCCCGGGGGACCAGGATCATGCTCTGCCGGCGGTGCTTGGGCGCGTCCGGGTCGGTCCGGCCCATGACGATGAGGATCTCGCAGTCCGGGCTCATCGCGCCGGAGGACCACCACTTGCGCCCGTTGATCACGTAGTGGTCGCCGTCGCGCTCGATCCGGGTGGCGATGTTGGCCGCGTCGGAGGAGGCCACCTCGGGCTCGGTCATGCAGAACGCGGAGCGGATCTCGCCCGCCAGCAGCGGGGTCAGCCAGCGCCGCTGCTGCTCGGGGGTGCCGAACTCGGCCAGCACCTCCATGTTGCCGGTGTCCGGGGCGGCGCAGTTCAGCGCCTCCGGGGCGAGGAAGGGGCTGCGCCCGGTGATCTCGGCCAGCGGGGCGTACTGGAGGTTGGTCAGCCCGGCGCCGTGCTCCTGATTGGGCAGGAACAGGTTCCACAGCCCGCGCCGCTTGGCCTCGGCCTTCAGCTCCGCCATGACCGGCGGGCGGGCCCACTCGTCCTTCGCCGTCGCGTGCTGCTCGGCGGCGACCGCCTCGGCGGGGTAGATGACCTCGTCCATGAAGGCGAGCAGCTGCTGCTGCAGCTCACGGGTGCGGTCGTCGTACAGGAAGTCCATCAGCGGGTTCCTTCCAGGGTGAGCAGGGTGTCCAGGGAGGAGGCGACCAGCAGCGGGACCATGGCGCCGAGGTGGGAGAAGCCCTCGCCGACGGTCTTGCCCTGGGTGTAGCGGAAGTGGATGCCCTCGGCGATCACCGCGAGCTTGTAGCCGGCGAAGGCCGTGTACCAGGGGAGCGGGGCGAGGTCGAGGCCGGTGCGGGCGGCGTAGTGCTCCGCCAGTTCGTCCATCCCGGGGAAGCCGGCCTCGCGGCCGACCGCCTGGGCGACCGGGTTGCCCGGAATGTCGGCCGCGATCTCCCAGTAGACCTTGAGCAGGCCGAGGTCGGCGAGCGGGTCGCCGAGCGTCGCCATCTCCCAGTCCAGCACGGCGGCGACGCTGTCGTCCGCCGCGATGATCGCGTTGTCGAGCCGGTAGTCGCCGTGGACCACCGTGTCGCGCTGGGTCGTCGGCTGGTGCACCGCGAGCCGCCGCTGGAGCTCGTCCATCCCGGCGATCTCGCGGCTGCGGGAGGCGTCGAACTGCTTGAACCAGCGGGTGACCTGGCGCTGGAGGTAGCCGTCGGGGCGGCCGAAGTCACCCAGGCCGACCGCGCCGGGGTCGACCCCGTGCAGCTCGGCCAGCACGTCGACCAGCCGGAAGGAGATCGCCCTGGCCCGCTCGCGGCCGAGTCCGGCGGAGTCCGCGGCGCTGCGGTAGACGGTGCCGCGGACCTCGTCCATCACGTAGAACGGCGCGCCCAGCACCTCCGCGTCGGTGCAGAGCAGCTGCGTCCCCGGGACCGGGACGGCGGTGCCGGCCAGCGCGGAGATCACCCGGTACTCGCGGGACATGTCGTGCGCCGTGGCCAGCACATG
The Streptacidiphilus albus JL83 genome window above contains:
- the fabG gene encoding 3-oxoacyl-ACP reductase FabG, with translation MTEQTPRVAIVTGAARGIGAATAIRLAADGFAVAVVDLEESAGKDTVEKITAAGGRALAIGADVSDAEQVTAAVERVAAELGAPTVLVNNAGVLRDNLLFKMSELDWDTVMGVHLKGAFLMSRAVQKHMVDAGYGRIVNLSSSSALGNRGQANYAAAKAGLQGFTKTLAKELGKFGITANAVAPGFIATDMTAATAARVGMEFEAFKEAAASQIPVRRVGVPEDIAHTVSYFVSEGAGFVSGQVVYVAGGPLC
- a CDS encoding acyl-CoA dehydrogenase family protein translates to MDFLYDDRTRELQQQLLAFMDEVIYPAEAVAAEQHATAKDEWARPPVMAELKAEAKRRGLWNLFLPNQEHGAGLTNLQYAPLAEITGRSPFLAPEALNCAAPDTGNMEVLAEFGTPEQQRRWLTPLLAGEIRSAFCMTEPEVASSDAANIATRIERDGDHYVINGRKWWSSGAMSPDCEILIVMGRTDPDAPKHRRQSMILVPRDTPGVTVLRGMHVFGYTDGAHGGHAEVLFEDVRVPAENLIAGAGEGFAIAQARLGPGRIHHCMRLIGMAERGVELMCRRAVARTAFGKPLAEQGVVQEWIAESRVRIEQLRLLVLKTAWLMDTVGNKGAHTEIQAIKIATPATVEWILDKAIQTHGGGGVSQDFPLAQLWASARTLRFADGPDEVHRRSLAHRELKPYLTQHR
- a CDS encoding phosphotransferase family protein → MSQQAGSQPSGAPHPPGLDLDRLREYLDLAHPGLAVGPLAAELISGGKSNLTYRLHDDTHHWVLRRPPLGHVLATAHDMSREYRVISALAGTAVPVPGTQLLCTDAEVLGAPFYVMDEVRGTVYRSAADSAGLGRERARAISFRLVDVLAELHGVDPGAVGLGDFGRPDGYLQRQVTRWFKQFDASRSREIAGMDELQRRLAVHQPTTQRDTVVHGDYRLDNAIIAADDSVAAVLDWEMATLGDPLADLGLLKVYWEIAADIPGNPVAQAVGREAGFPGMDELAEHYAARTGLDLAPLPWYTAFAGYKLAVIAEGIHFRYTQGKTVGEGFSHLGAMVPLLVASSLDTLLTLEGTR